The DNA region ATCCATTAGCGCCTACATCAATCGCTTTGTAGTTCAACTCAACAATCTGCTCACCTTTCTTGTGGTAAGACTTATACGCTTGTTTTTTCATAAAGGTTTGAGCTTGTTCAAAATCAATGATTTCAGCAAGTTTAAAGAACGCTGATTGCATGATGGTATTGCTTCTGTTACCCAAACCAATATCATGTGCAAGTTTGGTTGCATTGATAATGTAAAACTTAGCTTTTTTGTTCGCTAAGATTTTTTTAACACGATTTGGAATTCTTTTGACGGTCTCTTCTGCATCCCAAATTGAGTTCAGAAGGAATGTTCCATTCTCTCTAATTCCATCCACAACCTCATACAACTCAAGGTATGCAGCAACAGAACAGGCGACAAAATGTGGATTTGAAACGAGGTAAGTTGAGCGAATTGGTTTTTTACCAAAACGTAAGTGAGAGCGTGTAAAACCGCCTGATTTTTTAGAGTCATATGCAAAGTATGCTTGAGCATACATATCAGTCTCATCACCGATGATTTTAATAGAACTTTTGTTAGCACCAACGGTACCATCAGCACCAAGTCCATAGAATAAGCACTCTTTCGTTTCAGCATCGCCCAAACTAATTTTTTCTTTGACGTCAAGTGATTTAAAGGTAACGTCATCAACGATACCGATGGTAAAGTCATTTTTCGGGTTTTCTAATTTGAGGTTTTCATAAACAGCTAGCATTTGTGCTGGATCAACGTCTTTTGAAGAGAGACCATAGCGTCCACCCACAATAATAGGAGCATTTTTATGACCATAGAAAGCCGCTCTCATATCAAGGAACAATGGCTCACCGATAGATCCTGACTCTTTGGTTCTGTCTAATACAGCAATTTTTTTAACGGATTCTGGCATAACGTCCATCAAGTATTTGATACTAAATGGACGGTAAAGATGGGGTGTGATCAAACCAACTTTTTCACCTTTACTCATTAAATAATCAATCGTCTCTTTCAAACACTCTGTTACAGAGCCCATTGCTACAATAATACGATCTGCATCTTTGGCACCATAATAAGTGAAAGGTTTGTACTCACGTCCTGTCTCTTTTGAGATTTCTGCCATATAGTGCGCTACGATGTCAGGCAATGCGTCATAAAATTTATTTTGTGCTTCTCTGCCTTGGAAATAAATATCGTCGTTTTGTGCTGTTCCTCTTGTTTTTGGAGACTCAGGATTGAGCGCTTCGTCACGGAAACGTTGTACTGCTTTTTTATCAAGTAATCTATCAAAAACGGCATAATCCATTACTTCAATTTTTTGGATCTCGTGTGAAGTTCTGAAACCATCGAAAAAATGCATAAAAGGAACTCTTCCTTGAATTGCTGATAAATGAGCAACTCCAGCTAAATCCATAACTTGTTGAACAGAACCTGATGAAAGCATCGCATAACCTGTTTGACGGGCAGCATAAACGTCCTGATGATCGCCAAAAATAGAAAGTGCATGGGTAGCGAGTGTCCGAGCAGCAACATGGATAACACTTGGAAGTAATCCACCTGCCATTTTATACATATTTGGGATTTTAAGTAACAGTCCTTGAGATGCTGTATACGTTGTCGTAAGTGCACCGGCTTGAAGAGAACCATGTACAGTTCCGGCAGCACCACCTTCACTTTGCATCTCAACAACTTTTACGGGCATACCAAATAAGTTTTTTTTGCCTTGACTTGCCCAAATGTCAGTAAAGTCCGCCATTGGGGAAGAAGGTGTAATTGGGTAAATACCAGCAACTTCGGTAAAAGCGTAAGATGCGTATGCAGCAGCTTCGTTACCATCCATAGTTTTCATGACTTTAGCCATTAAATGCCCCTTAATTTATAATATCATTCATATATTCATCTGTGATGATTTCTCATTCTACTTAGCATTCTCTTAATAACTCATAAATGAAAAAAGTTAAGAACTGTTACATTAACTACTATTTTCGCAACATTATTTACCAATTTTATAACAAAATCATCACTGTTCAGCAATCATTTTAACGGCATCAAGCGCATCACGAACAACGAAAGAAGTATGCTTTTCAAGTTCGTATTTTGTGCTGTAACCACACAACACACCAATACCTTTAATGCCCGCCTCTTTAGCACAAATAAGGTCCATTGGAGTATCGCCTATCATCCAGGTTTGTTCCAAATCAGCATTGAGTGCTATTAGTGCTTTTTGAATAGGTTCAGGGTGTGGTTTTGGGTGGGTCACGCTTTCTCGTCCAATCAAGACTTTAAAATGATGCATAACACCTAAGTGCTCCAAAATCTCTTCGGAATAACGTGCCGTTTTTGTCGTCACAATGCCCAGAGTCGCAATTTTAGAAGCATGCCTAATTGCCTCGATAGCAAGGGGTAAAAGTGTTGTTTTTTTACGAGAAATAAGCCTGTAATGCTCTTTATAAGCCATAACATAATCATCAGCCTCCAAAGAGTCAACTCCCAACATAGTAAACATCAAATCCAAAGGATGCCCGATCAACTTTTTGATCTGTTCATCTTCAGGGATAACACGTCCAAATGTTTCATATGCGACCCCAAAACTTTCCAAAATAGCGTCTGTTGAGTCGATCAATGTACCATCTAAATCAAATAAAATCGTTTTCATTTTTTCATTAATCCTTCTTTTACATGTAAAGTATTATTATAACCCAAACTGCTAGTAAAACAATAAAGCTTCTTGTTGTACTAGCAGTTTGGGTTAATTTAAACACTTTAAATAGTTATGAGTAAAAGTATTATCAAATTTATATCATTTTTGTGTAATACAACATATAATTGAGTAATGAATGTTTATTTTAATTTAAGGAGGTTTAGAATGGGCGCTTTTTTAAAACAGTATGGCTTGTTTGTATCTTTGATAATTTTATGTATTATCATTGCATTGCCAACACCAGAGGGACTAACCATAGCAGGGCATAGAATGCTAGGTCTTTTAGTTTTCTCTGTTATTCTTTGGATGACTGAATGTACTTCTTATCCAGTGAGTGCAGCGATCATCATAACATTGATGGTATTACTTCTTGGTTTTGCACCAGACATGGCACAACCGGAAAAATATATCGGTACATCTAAGGCATTGACAATGTCATTAGGGGGATTTTCCAATACGGCTTGGGCATTGGTTGGAGCGGCTCTTGTTATTTCTATTGCCATGATGAAAACAGGACTTGATAAAAGAATTGCTCTTAATATTCTCTCTTTAGTTGGCGCCAAAACAAATCGCATTTTAATCGGCATCATTTTGACAGGGTGTATTCTTAGCTTTTTTGTACCATCAACTACCGCTAGAGTTGCGTGTATGGTACCGATTGTTATGGGTGTCATTTCAGCTTTTGGTATCGAAAAACGTACTAAATTTGCAGCCGTTTTAATGATAGCGATTGCACAAGCTGATAGCATTTGGAATGTGGGTGTCAAAACGGCCGCTGCACAAAACATGATTGCAACGAACTTCATTAAACAGATTTTAGGACATGACATTAGTTGGGGTGCATGGTTTGTTGCGGCTTTACCTTTTGCCGTTTTGATGTCTATTGCACTTTATTTTGTTCTTCTAAAAATCATGCCACCTGAAGTCAAAGAGATTGAAGGAGGAAAAGCCGTTATTAAACAAGCACTGGAAGCTTTAGGAAAAATTACAACACAAGAAATCAAACTTGTTATCATTTCTGTATTTTTATTGCTCTTTTGGGTGTTGGAGCAGAAAACGTTTGGCGATTTTGGCATAAAAGGTGATTTGGAAAATACGTTAATTCATCGTTTTGACACTTCCTCTATTACTGTTGTCGCTGTTACGTTGATGTTTTTACCTAAAATTGATATCTTAACGTGGGAAGATGCCAGTAAAAAGATGGCTTGGGGAACACTTTTCTTGTTTGGAGTGGGTATCAGTTTAGGAAGTGCTATCATATCAACAAAAGCGGGTGTTTGGCTAGCAAAGTCCATCGTTCCATTTTTTGGACTTTCATACTCTTCTGCATTTATGATACTGGCTATTTTGGCACTTTTTTTGATCATTATTCATTTAGGTTTTGCATCAGCAACCGCTTTGGCAGCGGCCATGATTCCTATTGTCATATCCATGCTACAAGAAGTTAAAACACCGGGACTCAATATCATTGGCATGACCATGATTTTACAATATGTTATTAGTTTTGGTTTTATTTTACCTGTCAATGCTCCACAAAATATGATAGCCTATGGAACCGATACCTTTACGGTAAAAGAGTTTATTAAGACGGGTATTCCACTGACAATTATCGCTTATGGCTTGATCTTGTTGCTCGCTGCAACGTATTGGAAATGGATAGGACTTGTTTCATAGACAAGAGATGGTTTTTAAAATTATGACAAAAATCTAAAAATCTACCAACCACAAAATTTTTATACGTGTTGGTAGATTTTGTTGTTTTAAAAATGATAGACTTTCATAACCTTAAAAAGGAGAAACATGTTATCCAAAAAACTGATTCTTTTGGCACCGCTTTTGCTGTGTGCTGCGAATTGGCAAGATGCGGTCAATACTGCTGTCAGTGCCACATCCACATCCAAAACAACTGCCTCAAGTAGTTCAACAACCTCGCAAAGCAGTGCCACTTCAGGCGTCAAAGAAGCCCTGAGTCTTGGTGCCCAACAAGCCGTTTCACTTTTGGGAAAAGAAGGAGGGTTTTTAAATAACAGTGCTGTCAAAATTCCACTGCCAGCATCCATAAAACCCGTTGCCACTGCGGCAGAAAAACTAGGTGGGAAAAGCTATGTAGACGACTTTGTTAAAACGATGAACAGTGCTGCATCAAAATCAGTTCCAAAAACAGCTTCTATCTTTAGTGATACGATTTCAGCCATGAGTATTGAAGATGCGAACGCCATCGTAAAAGGTAGTAACACAGCGGCAACCGATTACTTTAAAACTAAAGCTGGGACAAAACTTCTCAGTGCCATTATGCCGATCATCAAAGAGAGTATGAACGAGAGTCAAGTGATGAGCTCTTATCAAAGTCTTAAAGGTTTTGCAGGCGGTAGTAATCCAGTAGCGGGCGCTTCAAATAATGCTTTAATGGGACAAGCTTCATCCATTGCAAAAGGATTGGGCATGGGGGATTCAGTGCCAAGTGGAGATGAGAGTATTGAAGATTATATTGGTCGTAAAACACTGGATGGTCTTTTTTATATGATCGCAGAGAAAGAAAAAGCACTTCGTAGCAATCCACTTGCAAGTGGGAGTTCAATCATCCAACAAGTATTTGGAAAATAATTACGCTTCGGGTAAGAGAGGGTGAGGAATACTTATCCTCTTTTCATCAAACGCCAATTTTACTTTTTCAAAAATATCAAAACTGACAATAGAATAATCTTCCGTTTTGACCCACACACGCACAATGAGTTTCACACTATTTTGCG from Sulfurospirillum diekertiae includes:
- the nifJ gene encoding pyruvate:ferredoxin (flavodoxin) oxidoreductase, which codes for MAKVMKTMDGNEAAAYASYAFTEVAGIYPITPSSPMADFTDIWASQGKKNLFGMPVKVVEMQSEGGAAGTVHGSLQAGALTTTYTASQGLLLKIPNMYKMAGGLLPSVIHVAARTLATHALSIFGDHQDVYAARQTGYAMLSSGSVQQVMDLAGVAHLSAIQGRVPFMHFFDGFRTSHEIQKIEVMDYAVFDRLLDKKAVQRFRDEALNPESPKTRGTAQNDDIYFQGREAQNKFYDALPDIVAHYMAEISKETGREYKPFTYYGAKDADRIIVAMGSVTECLKETIDYLMSKGEKVGLITPHLYRPFSIKYLMDVMPESVKKIAVLDRTKESGSIGEPLFLDMRAAFYGHKNAPIIVGGRYGLSSKDVDPAQMLAVYENLKLENPKNDFTIGIVDDVTFKSLDVKEKISLGDAETKECLFYGLGADGTVGANKSSIKIIGDETDMYAQAYFAYDSKKSGGFTRSHLRFGKKPIRSTYLVSNPHFVACSVAAYLELYEVVDGIRENGTFLLNSIWDAEETVKRIPNRVKKILANKKAKFYIINATKLAHDIGLGNRSNTIMQSAFFKLAEIIDFEQAQTFMKKQAYKSYHKKGEQIVELNYKAIDVGANGLIKVDVDPSWANLPDDVKKEDSKYVGTEFVEKIVKPINAARGDSLPVSTFKGYEDGTFEHGTTEYEKRGVGVMVPKWIEENCIQCNQCAFVCPHAVIRPFLINDAEFADAPEGVKAHALEAKGKELKGLKYKIQVSSLDCTGCDLCAEACPTKEKSLVMVPLGESLEAGEQVNADYLFKKVTYKDDILSKSTVKGAQFAQPLFEFHGACPGCGETPYITLATRLFGDSMMIANATGCSSIYGGSAPSTPYRKNSEGHGPAWGNSLFEDNAEFGLGMHVATETMRHRIHSVMDDSIKTAPNAIAALYKDWIEFRDDRVKSTEIRNLLVPLLEANPTAAGADVILSLKQYISKKSQWIFGGDGWAYDIGYGGLDHVIASGEDVNILVLDTEVYSNTGGQSSKSSRAGSIAQFTAAGKPSQKKDLGYIAMTYGNVFVAQINSNASAAQTIKAFEAAEAYPGVSLIIAYSPCIAHGIKGGLGKSGNQGELATKCGYWPIYTYDPRLEAEGKNPVKITGKEPDWSLYDDFLMNEVRYASLKKSNPEHAQALFEHNKKDAQRRWRQLNRLASADFSNELVEVKEGE
- a CDS encoding SLC13 family permease, whose protein sequence is MGAFLKQYGLFVSLIILCIIIALPTPEGLTIAGHRMLGLLVFSVILWMTECTSYPVSAAIIITLMVLLLGFAPDMAQPEKYIGTSKALTMSLGGFSNTAWALVGAALVISIAMMKTGLDKRIALNILSLVGAKTNRILIGIILTGCILSFFVPSTTARVACMVPIVMGVISAFGIEKRTKFAAVLMIAIAQADSIWNVGVKTAAAQNMIATNFIKQILGHDISWGAWFVAALPFAVLMSIALYFVLLKIMPPEVKEIEGGKAVIKQALEALGKITTQEIKLVIISVFLLLFWVLEQKTFGDFGIKGDLENTLIHRFDTSSITVVAVTLMFLPKIDILTWEDASKKMAWGTLFLFGVGISLGSAIISTKAGVWLAKSIVPFFGLSYSSAFMILAILALFLIIIHLGFASATALAAAMIPIVISMLQEVKTPGLNIIGMTMILQYVISFGFILPVNAPQNMIAYGTDTFTVKEFIKTGIPLTIIAYGLILLLAATYWKWIGLVS
- a CDS encoding DUF4197 domain-containing protein, giving the protein MLSKKLILLAPLLLCAANWQDAVNTAVSATSTSKTTASSSSTTSQSSATSGVKEALSLGAQQAVSLLGKEGGFLNNSAVKIPLPASIKPVATAAEKLGGKSYVDDFVKTMNSAASKSVPKTASIFSDTISAMSIEDANAIVKGSNTAATDYFKTKAGTKLLSAIMPIIKESMNESQVMSSYQSLKGFAGGSNPVAGASNNALMGQASSIAKGLGMGDSVPSGDESIEDYIGRKTLDGLFYMIAEKEKALRSNPLASGSSIIQQVFGK
- a CDS encoding HAD family hydrolase, whose translation is MKTILFDLDGTLIDSTDAILESFGVAYETFGRVIPEDEQIKKLIGHPLDLMFTMLGVDSLEADDYVMAYKEHYRLISRKKTTLLPLAIEAIRHASKIATLGIVTTKTARYSEEILEHLGVMHHFKVLIGRESVTHPKPHPEPIQKALIALNADLEQTWMIGDTPMDLICAKEAGIKGIGVLCGYSTKYELEKHTSFVVRDALDAVKMIAEQ